The region AGCAAAAATACTGCTGTAACTGGCAATACAGCCAGCGGAAGAGGAATTCCAAAAAATGGCCTGTAGAAATCTATTGATACATGTTTTCCAATAAAATATCTTCCCCAGCAAATCAAGTACAAGGCCATTAATACAAAAGCTATCCCTAACCACATAGTCCATAAATTAAAATTGTGAATATTAAAATCATCGAAAATCAGCAAAAAAACTGTGCAAAATAGTTGGCCTATTCTTTCGAAAGTCAGAAATATTTTATTTTCTTCAATCTTCAAATAATCCTTGGGAAGATTAAATCCATAAATAATGTTGGGTATAAATAAACAACACAGAAAAATTAAACCTGTGTATGAAAAACCTAATGTTCCAAACATTTTACCACCTATTTTATGTTATTCTTTTTGCCAACGATAACAGTCATATCCACAGTAATCTTGTTAATTCCTATTGTGAGAGTTTTTTGAATTTCTTCATCATCAGCTCCCCAGGATAAAGGGGTCATATTTATAAGCTGCTCTAAGTTATCTCTGGTAAGCTCAACTTGATATTCGATGTTCCGTGTACTGCATAAATCAAAATGTTTGCTGAAATACTTCAGCACCTTCTCATTTGAATATGTCTCCTTATCGGTATTATTATAAAATATGTTTCTTAATTCTTTCAGATAATTGCTGCCCGGAATTGCTTTAATCAGCAGCCCATTATCAGCTATAATCCTGTCAAACTCAGTATAATTAGATGGTGTAAGAATATTCAGCACTGCATTAAATCCCTTATTAATAAAAGGAGTTTTTGTTATATCTGCAACGCACCAAACATTATTTTGAGAATGGTTTTTTGCAGCCATTTTAATTCCTTCCTTTGATATATCTACACCTACCCCGAAATATTCAGCGTCAGATTTGCCATTCAAATTTTCTATTATCTGTGCCAAATGAGAGCCTTCACCGCAGCCGGCATCCAATATTTTAATACTGTTATTGTCTGTTTTATTGATTCCTTCTTTTATTATATCGGTTATGCAATCTGTAATCGGTTTAAAGAAGCCGCTCCTGCATATTATGCTCCTTGATAGAAACAATTTTTTATCGTATTGGGTTTTTACAGGGCTTAAAAGCAAATTGACATAGCCTTCTTTTGATATATCAAAGCTGTGCTTATTAAGGCAGCTTATATTTTTTGCCTCCTCGCTTTGTATGCTGCTTCCGCAAACAGGGCACTTGAATATATTAATTATTTTATCTAATTGAGACATACTGTACCTCATATACTATGTAAAAGTAATAATTAACATTATATAAACTTATCTTTTAAAATTATCTGTAACATTTCCAAACTTATACAGTCTTATTATATAGACTATATCACTAACTAATTAATATAATAAAAGAAAGGCCACAAAAAATAAACTGATTATTGTTGCCGGGAGGTTTGATATGAATAAAAATAACATAATTTATAGAATATTTTATTTATCAATAATTATATTATTTTTGTTCGGAAGTGCATATATACAAAATGTTTACCGGATAAGAACTTCAAGCGGACAGTCATCTTCTTCAGGCTTTTATATGGAACTGATTATATCTGCTGTTTTCGGCATGCTATTAGGCTGCGGCAGGTTACTCAAGCATATTAATGGAAAATCAAAATTGAGCTTCAAATTTGAAAATTTCATTTTCTACTCCATTCCCTGCATTGTATTTCTGATTATAGAATTGAACATAAACAACGGCTCTTTCTTCTTTCATAAAACCTCATGCTATTTTGCATCAATCATGCTAGGGTACGGAATTGCATCAAGCCTGAAGAAAAAAGATATTAAACATTGTGGGGAGGTTTGAGATAATTGCCTTTTAACTTTGGAGGATTGCCTATGTATATAAAAATATTTGTTATTTCCATAGCTGAAACAGCCATGGTTTATGCAACATTAGCTATATTCAATAAATCAGACATGCTCGTGACTACCCTCGGTATAATCGGAGCAATACTCTTATTTATATCCTCAATTTTATCGGGAGCTTTAGTCTCGGGAAACAGGATGAGGTTAAACCATGCTGTTGAAGATAAAAATGAGATGCAAAATAAAAAAACAATCCAAGTTTTTACCTTTATACTTGGATTAATGAATGTATTTGCCTGTTTAATTATTTACTTCTCTTCTAAGCCGCTGTAATATCTGCAGTATCCGGAAATTGGACAAACCGGGCATTTGGGATTTCTGGCGGCGCAAATACGCCTGCCATGCCATATTAGAAGATGATGGGCATGGGACCATCTGTCTTTTGGTATGTTCTCCATAAGCATGTCCTCTGTTTTTTCAACGTTATCGGCAGTTGCCAGTCCTATCCTGTTTGATACTCTAAACACATGAGTGTCCACGGCTATTGCAGGAATGCCGAAAGCATTGCTCAATACCACATTTGCGGTCTTTCTTCCCACCCCTGGCAAAGATACCAGTTCTTCCATAGTTGACGGAACTTTGCCATTAAATCTTTCAAGAAGCTCTCTGCACATAGCCTGGATGTTTTTTGACTTGCTTCTGT is a window of Oxobacter pfennigii DNA encoding:
- a CDS encoding DUF5316 family protein: MYIKIFVISIAETAMVYATLAIFNKSDMLVTTLGIIGAILLFISSILSGALVSGNRMRLNHAVEDKNEMQNKKTIQVFTFILGLMNVFACLIIYFSSKPL
- the nth gene encoding endonuclease III, which encodes MKEKFKKFTDEDVKGILDALVVTFPEAHCELNHRNPFQLLVATILSAQATDKTVNKVTDKLFLKYQIPEDFLSIPQEVLEQEIKEIGLYRSKSKNIQAMCRELLERFNGKVPSTMEELVSLPGVGRKTANVVLSNAFGIPAIAVDTHVFRVSNRIGLATADNVEKTEDMLMENIPKDRWSHAHHLLIWHGRRICAARNPKCPVCPISGYCRYYSGLEEK
- a CDS encoding putative RNA methyltransferase; amino-acid sequence: MSQLDKIINIFKCPVCGSSIQSEEAKNISCLNKHSFDISKEGYVNLLLSPVKTQYDKKLFLSRSIICRSGFFKPITDCITDIIKEGINKTDNNSIKILDAGCGEGSHLAQIIENLNGKSDAEYFGVGVDISKEGIKMAAKNHSQNNVWCVADITKTPFINKGFNAVLNILTPSNYTEFDRIIADNGLLIKAIPGSNYLKELRNIFYNNTDKETYSNEKVLKYFSKHFDLCSTRNIEYQVELTRDNLEQLINMTPLSWGADDEEIQKTLTIGINKITVDMTVIVGKKNNIK